ACCTGATGGGTATTTATGTGTCTCTGTCAACCTGGCAGGTTCTCACTACTCCTCCTTAATCCTAGCCCCCTAAATCTATTAACTAGCCAAATCTAAAACCAACATCCAATTTAAGTAATACTTAATCATATCCTTAAGTACTACCTGGGGGCATAAACATCCCACTATTTAATTCCCTTGATTGTGATTTATACTCCCCTATTATTTTGGCACTCATCCTAGGACCTTGGCTTGGGACATTGGGTGTTTGCCACATCATCTAAGACAAGTGGACACATCTACAGTGCCTACTCCAGCCATTTGACCATTTTACCCCTGGAGAGTAGCAAGGTTTCATGGCTTGATGAGGGTATTTGTGTCTTTTGAGGGAGAGCCATGAGTGGCTTCAACAACCCTTTGACCCTGTAAACAAATTTTTACATATGGGACTAAGAGAGACAACTGCAAGTCAACATGATGTATATTTTGTTTGTTTGGTAGGACCTGCCATTCCATATTTCTTCCTCTCCTCTCCGTTGCTGCTGCTCTCTCTCTCTCTCTCTCTCTGCTTTGCTTTCTTAAGCGGTTCAAAGATGAGCAAGCTCTACTCTCAATGAGGAGCCATTTAAAACTGAGCCTGTGTTTTCTTTCTCTAGGAAAACCAATCCATCTAGGGAAACTATTTAAAACCCAATCCCTCCCTTCTTAATCTTATCACTCTTGAAAAATTCTACTTGGGTTCCTCTCCCTCATCTCTATCTAGCTCATCTCCCTGTGTTCATTCTCAAATTTGACCAATACTACTCCCAAAAGTCCTTGTGGAAAAACCAAAAAGCTAGAAGCTATGGACGTCAAACGCCGCAGAAAACAAGCCAAGACTAGCAGCAGTTCCTTCTCTGAAGGCAAGTTTCCTCCTCCTTCCTCATCACTCAAATCAAACTTCTGGGTTCTTCTTCTTTTTGCTTAATCTTTAATGGGTTCTTCTCTGTTTTGGTTTATCTGTAATGGGTTTTTTTCCTTCTCGAGTGTTTTCTGGGACAGGTACTAACCTTCCCAAACAAAATTACTGTGTTTGAATCTTTACTTCATTTCTGCATATAGTAATATGATACCCCATGCTACATCATTGCTGGTCCATATGGTTTCACTTTTTGTGTTTTTATTGATCAATATTACTATTAATATTATGTATCTATGTAAATCTTCTGTCTCTCACTCTGTTTCTCTGTGTTTGCATGTATTATTATAATAATGGCAGAGGTAAGCAGCATTGAGTGGGAGTTCATAAACATGTCGGAACAAGAGGAGGATCTCATTTGTAGAATGTACAAGCTCGTCGGAGACAGGTAAAACTTAACAATGTCAAATTAATCTATAACTAGGGATAAGAACAAATGTCGGGCTCACTCTCTTACATATCCATTTGCTAGGTTCATTAATGTGACACCATTGCTAGTTAAATGTTCCTATTACATTGTTATACTACTGGTCCGCTTGGGAAAGCAATGTTTTCCTGTTTAGCACTACTACTCTTTCTAAATTTGTATACGATGTTGAGGTTTCTTTCAAATATGGTTACTGTTGTTCGAGATAAAACTAGCTACATTTGCCTTCTCGCTAAAAGACATTCACCACCTAACTATCATCATTATCGAGTACCACCAAATCTTTTGTGCAAAAATGAGATTAATTTGGTGATTATTCTGGGAATGTAAGTGCAATATAAGCAGCTTATGAACAACATGCAAAACTTAGTAGTGTGATTAATCAGTTATATAGTAGAATGGTTTCTAATTGACATGTGTATAGCTCAGGTGGGCACTTATAGCCGGAAGGCTTCCGGGCCGGAAAGCGGAAGAAATAGAGAGGTTCTGGTTAATGAGACATGGAGAAGTATTTGCAAGTAGAAGAAGAACAGAGCAGGAGAAGTACCAGCAAACCCAGCAGCTTTGTCATAATAATAATAACAAGAACAAGTCTACCAAGAATAGTAGGAGATACAATTCCTGATCCTGTTCAATCATCATCACAGTAGGACTTAGAACTAGCTAAAAGAAATTTAATTTCAAATTCATGTAATTTTTTTCTTTCTCTGTTTTTTTCTTTTTTTCTTTCTTGACCACTACCTATGTTTGTTCGCAAGGTAAGGTAGTTGTGAGTTGTGACTTACCTCTTTGGTTAATTTATTTAGACTTGTTACCTCTCTTATCTCTCTCCCTTTGTCTCTCTCCCTCCCCTCTCTGACACACTAACCCACATGACACAAACACAAGCAAAGACAACATTGGAGAATGATTCAATGCAAAGATTTTGAAGTTTGAAACTTAGATCCCCCTATCACCTATGTACTTGACATTTATGGTTTTGGCCAATATTTCTTGTCTCCTTTGGCCATGTAGAGCAGTTGATTGGTCTCTATCCTCCATCTCTTCCCAGCTTCATAATAATTGGGTCATACACACATAGTCTATCTCTCCCTTTTTTTGGTCAAGT
Above is a window of Fragaria vesca subsp. vesca linkage group LG7, FraVesHawaii_1.0, whole genome shotgun sequence DNA encoding:
- the LOC101294880 gene encoding transcription factor CPC-like encodes the protein MDVKRRRKQAKTSSSSFSEEVSSIEWEFINMSEQEEDLICRMYKLVGDRWALIAGRLPGRKAEEIERFWLMRHGEVFASRRRTEQEKYQQTQQLCHNNNNKNKSTKNSRRYNS